The Elusimicrobiota bacterium DNA window GACCCGGAGGACCCCGAGGCCCTCGCGCAGATGGGCTATCTTCCCGAGCTCCCGTACTTCTACCCTTATCTCTCCCCCCGCGAGGCGCTGACCTTCTACGCGCGACTCTCCCGGGTCCCCTCCAAGGGCCTCGGCCAGCGCGTGAAGGACGCGCTCGCCGACGTGGGGCTGCTCGCCGCCGCCGACCGCAAGGCGCGCGAGTTCTCGAAAGGCATGCTCCAGCGCCTCGGTCTGGCCCAGGCGATGCTCCACCGCCCGAAGCTCTACGTCCTCGACGAGCCCGCCAGCGGCCTCGATCCTCTCGCGGTGCACGACATCCGCGAGCTGCTCGCCTCGCTGAACCGGCAGGGCGCGACGATCCTTCTCTCCTCGCACAGCATCTCGGAGGTCGAGAAGCTCTGCCACCGCGTCGGCATCCTCGTCGAGGGCCGCCTTGCGCGCATCCTCGGCGCGGCCGACTGGGCCGACGAGGGGCTCGAGAAGCTCTTCATCGAGACGGTCCTGCCGAAGGACGCCGGGAGGCGCGCGTGAACGACTTCCTCCTGCTGGCCCGACACTCCTTCCGCGAACAGCTGCGC harbors:
- a CDS encoding ABC transporter ATP-binding protein — translated: MPKATPAPVVPDAPPISPLAFETVTKTYVRSHLGRRTYSRGVGGLHFSLVEGEVFGLLGLNGQGKTTTMKLALGLLRPTVGRVRVYDRDPEDPEALAQMGYLPELPYFYPYLSPREALTFYARLSRVPSKGLGQRVKDALADVGLLAAADRKAREFSKGMLQRLGLAQAMLHRPKLYVLDEPASGLDPLAVHDIRELLASLNRQGATILLSSHSISEVEKLCHRVGILVEGRLARILGAADWADEGLEKLFIETVLPKDAGRRA